The Paenibacillus sp. MBLB1832 genome has a window encoding:
- the sigH gene encoding RNA polymerase sporulation sigma factor SigH yields the protein MSVDLKELRIYDYDLKPDEDIVEAVREGSSEALEYLINKYKNFVRAKARSYFLIGADREDIVQEGMIGLYKSIRDFRGDKLASFKAFAELCITRQIITAIKTATRQKHIPLNSYVSLDKPIYDEDSDRTLLDVISGSRVTDPEELVINQEEFTGLEDKMGEILSDLERRVLMLYLDGRSYQEIAVDLDRHVKSIDNALQRVKRKLERYLEVRDL from the coding sequence GTGAGTGTCGACCTCAAAGAACTGAGAATATATGATTATGACCTCAAGCCAGATGAAGACATTGTCGAAGCAGTCCGTGAAGGCAGTAGCGAAGCTTTGGAATATCTTATCAATAAATACAAGAATTTTGTTCGCGCCAAAGCGCGTTCGTATTTCTTGATAGGTGCAGACCGAGAAGATATTGTGCAGGAAGGTATGATAGGTTTATACAAATCTATCCGCGACTTCCGTGGAGACAAGCTTGCTTCATTTAAAGCCTTTGCTGAGCTGTGTATTACGAGACAGATCATCACGGCGATTAAGACAGCAACACGTCAAAAGCATATACCTCTTAATTCCTATGTGTCTCTGGATAAGCCCATCTATGATGAAGATTCTGACCGTACATTGCTTGATGTCATCAGCGGTTCCCGGGTGACCGATCCGGAAGAACTGGTTATTAATCAAGAAGAGTTTACGGGACTTGAAGATAAAATGGGAGAGATATTGAGTGACTTAGAGCGTAGAGTTCTCATGCTCTACCTTGACGGCAGATCGTATCAAGAGATCGCGGTAGATTTGGATCGTCACGTTAAGTCGATTGATAATGCTCTTCAACGTGTCAAGCGGAAGCTTGAGCGCTATTTAGAAGTTAGAGATTTGTAG
- a CDS encoding Mini-ribonuclease 3, which produces MSEQDLVFTNLFAFPPSKSPELLNPLVLAYIGDAVYEVFIRQYVISGANHRPNHLHRASTGYVSAKAQSKLLTALMPMLTEAEVDIVKRGRNAKSGTTAKNAEVLEYRHSTAFECLIGYLYYKQAFERLKEILNFAIAFDPKQQ; this is translated from the coding sequence ATGAGTGAACAAGATCTAGTGTTTACAAATTTATTTGCGTTTCCTCCCTCGAAAAGCCCAGAACTGCTCAACCCGCTAGTGCTCGCTTATATCGGAGATGCGGTCTACGAAGTGTTTATTCGACAATATGTGATCTCAGGTGCCAATCACCGCCCTAATCACTTGCATCGCGCATCGACGGGCTATGTCTCAGCCAAGGCGCAGTCTAAGCTGTTGACAGCCCTGATGCCTATGTTGACGGAAGCGGAAGTTGACATTGTGAAGCGGGGACGTAACGCAAAGTCAGGAACGACGGCGAAGAACGCGGAGGTGCTGGAATATAGGCACAGTACCGCGTTTGAGTGCCTCATAGGCTATTTATATTACAAGCAAGCGTTCGAGCGGTTAAAAGAAATATTAAACTTCGCGATCGCATTCGATCCGAAGCAGCAATAG
- the rplK gene encoding 50S ribosomal protein L11 has product MAKKVIKIVKLQVQAAKANPAPPIGPALGQAGVNIMAFCKEFNARTADQVGLIIPVEITVFEDRSFTFITKTPPAAVLLRVVAGIEKGSGEPNKKKVATVKRAKVREIAEQKMPDLNAASVEAAMRMVEGTARSMGIVIED; this is encoded by the coding sequence ATGGCAAAAAAGGTTATTAAAATCGTGAAGCTTCAAGTTCAAGCTGCGAAAGCAAATCCAGCACCACCGATCGGTCCAGCATTGGGTCAAGCAGGTGTGAACATCATGGCTTTCTGTAAAGAGTTTAACGCTCGTACTGCTGATCAAGTTGGTCTAATCATTCCAGTTGAAATCACAGTTTTCGAAGATCGTTCCTTTACATTCATCACTAAAACGCCTCCGGCTGCAGTTCTACTTCGCGTCGTTGCTGGTATCGAAAAAGGATCAGGCGAACCGAACAAGAAGAAAGTTGCAACTGTGAAACGCGCTAAAGTTCGCGAAATCGCTGAACAAAAAATGCCTGACCTAAATGCTGCATCCGTTGAGGCTGCTATGCGTATGGTTGAAGGTACTGCTCGCAGCATGGGAATCGTCATCGAAGATTAA
- the rplA gene encoding 50S ribosomal protein L1: protein MPKHGKKYREVAQLVNAETLYDPSEAIELVKKTAPAKFDETVDVAVRLGVDPRKQDQAVRGVVVLPHGTGKTKRVLVFAKGEKAKEAEAAGADFVGDADMINKIQQGWFEFDVCVATPDMMSEVGKLGRILGGKGLMPNPKAGTVTFDVTKAVQEIKAGKIEYRLDKAGQIHAPLGKVSFDADKLNENFKALVDALVRAKPAAAKGVYLKNIAVSSTMGPSVRVNLSSFR from the coding sequence ATGCCTAAACACGGTAAAAAATACCGCGAAGTAGCTCAGCTTGTAAATGCTGAAACTTTGTATGATCCGTCAGAAGCAATCGAGCTTGTTAAGAAAACAGCTCCTGCTAAATTCGATGAAACTGTAGATGTTGCAGTTCGTCTGGGTGTAGACCCAAGAAAACAAGACCAAGCTGTTCGTGGTGTCGTTGTACTTCCACACGGTACTGGTAAAACAAAACGCGTTCTCGTATTTGCAAAAGGCGAGAAGGCAAAAGAGGCTGAAGCAGCTGGTGCAGATTTTGTTGGTGATGCAGATATGATCAACAAAATTCAACAAGGTTGGTTCGAATTCGATGTTTGCGTAGCTACTCCTGATATGATGAGCGAAGTTGGTAAACTGGGTCGTATCCTCGGGGGTAAAGGTCTTATGCCGAACCCTAAAGCAGGAACAGTTACTTTCGACGTGACTAAAGCTGTTCAAGAGATCAAAGCTGGTAAAATCGAATACCGTCTTGATAAAGCAGGTCAAATCCATGCTCCACTTGGTAAAGTATCTTTCGATGCAGATAAGTTGAACGAAAACTTCAAAGCATTGGTTGATGCACTTGTTCGTGCGAAACCGGCAGCGGCTAAAGGTGTATACCTGAAAAACATTGCTGTATCTTCCACAATGGGTCCAAGCGTACGCGTGAACCTGTCATCCTTCAGATAA
- the rpoB gene encoding DNA-directed RNA polymerase subunit beta has product MAGHLVQFGRRKRRTYARINEVLGIPNLIEIQQKSYEWFLEEGLREMFQDISPIQDFTGNLVLEFIDYSLGDPKYSVDESKERDVTYAAPLRVKVRLINKETGEVKEQEVFMGDFPIMTDTGTFIINGAERVIVSQLVRSPSVYYSTKVDKNGKKTYTATVIPNRGAWLELETDAKDIIYVRIDRTRKIPVTVLLRSLGFGTDAEILDLLGDNEYIRNTLDKDNTDSTEKALIEIYERLRPGEPPTLDNARSLIVARFFDPKRYDLANVGRYKINKKLHIKNRLFNQRLAETLVDSETGEIIAEAGQLLDRRVLDEILPFIEKGAGYKEFSIPKGVTGADTIPVQCINVYSPTEEGKVVKVISNGVIDKTVKNITPADIISSINYFINLLHGIGNTDDIDHLGNRRLRSVGELLQNQFRIGLSRMERVVRERMSIQDANVITPQALINIRPVIASIKEFFGSSQLSQFMDQTNPLAELTHKRRLSALGPGGLTRERAGMEVRDVHHSHYGRMCPIETPEGPNIGLINSLSTFARINEYGFIEAPYRWVDPKTGYVTDQIAYLTADEEDNYVIAQANAQLTEDNKFVEDAIIVRYKDDNLTLPVERVDYMDVSPKQVVSVATALIPFLENDDSNRALMGSNMQRQAVPLLIPKAPLVGTGMEHKVAKDSGVCIVSKFDGIIEKAAANEIWLRRQEMVDGKLVSGNIVKYKLHKFMRSNQGTCINQRPIVKKGQLIKAGDILADGPSTEQGELALGRNVVVAFMTWEGYNYEDAILLSQKLVKEDVYTSIHIEEYESEARDTKLGPEEITRDIPNVGEDALKNLDERGIIRVGAEIGAGDILVGKVTPKGVTELTAEERLLHAIFGEKAREVRDTSLRVPHGTDGIVVDVKVFTRENGDELPPGVNQLVRVYIAQKRKISEGDKMAGRHGNKGVVARILPEEDMPFLPDGTPVEVVLNPLGVPSRMNIGQVLEVHLGMASKYLGIHAATPVFDGAREYDVFDAMEEAGMQRSGKTILYDGRTGESFEREVTVGVMYMIKLAHMVDDKIHARSTGPYSLVTQQPLGGKAQFGGQRFGEMEVWALEAYGAAYTLQEILTVKSDDVVGRVKTYESIVKGENVPEPGVPESFKVLIKELQSLGMDVKILSGDEEEIEMREADDDDEVTSDKLNLNIEGTELGVND; this is encoded by the coding sequence TTGGCGGGACATCTTGTTCAATTTGGACGACGTAAACGCAGGACTTATGCACGAATTAATGAGGTGCTGGGCATTCCAAACCTGATTGAAATCCAGCAAAAATCGTATGAGTGGTTTTTGGAAGAGGGACTTCGTGAGATGTTTCAGGATATCTCCCCGATTCAGGATTTTACAGGGAACCTAGTACTGGAGTTTATTGACTACAGCTTAGGCGATCCTAAGTATTCGGTTGATGAATCCAAAGAACGCGACGTAACTTATGCGGCGCCGTTAAGAGTCAAAGTCCGTTTGATTAATAAGGAAACTGGAGAGGTCAAGGAACAAGAAGTGTTCATGGGGGATTTCCCTATTATGACCGACACAGGAACGTTCATTATTAACGGTGCGGAGCGTGTAATCGTCTCCCAGCTCGTTCGTTCGCCCAGTGTTTATTATAGCACGAAAGTGGATAAAAACGGCAAAAAAACTTACACAGCAACGGTTATTCCGAACCGCGGAGCATGGTTGGAGCTTGAAACAGATGCGAAAGATATCATCTATGTTCGTATTGATCGCACGCGTAAAATTCCAGTTACCGTATTGCTTCGTTCGTTAGGTTTTGGCACAGATGCTGAGATTCTAGATTTGCTTGGCGACAACGAATATATTCGTAACACGCTCGATAAAGATAACACGGATTCTACGGAAAAAGCGTTAATCGAAATCTATGAGCGTCTTCGTCCAGGCGAACCTCCTACACTTGATAATGCAAGAAGCTTGATCGTTGCTCGTTTCTTTGATCCGAAGCGCTACGATTTGGCCAACGTAGGTCGCTACAAAATCAACAAAAAACTACACATCAAAAACAGATTGTTCAATCAACGTTTGGCTGAAACATTGGTAGATTCCGAAACGGGTGAAATCATAGCAGAAGCTGGACAATTATTGGATCGTCGTGTGCTTGATGAGATCCTGCCTTTTATTGAAAAAGGTGCGGGCTATAAAGAGTTCTCCATTCCTAAAGGTGTAACTGGCGCGGACACAATCCCTGTTCAGTGCATCAATGTGTATTCACCGACAGAAGAAGGTAAGGTTGTTAAAGTCATTTCTAATGGTGTTATTGATAAAACTGTCAAGAACATTACGCCTGCCGATATCATTTCTTCCATTAACTACTTCATTAACTTACTTCATGGCATTGGGAATACAGATGATATCGACCACCTTGGTAACCGTAGACTTCGTTCCGTTGGTGAGTTGCTGCAAAACCAATTCCGTATCGGTCTTTCCCGTATGGAACGTGTTGTTCGTGAGCGTATGTCGATTCAAGATGCGAATGTCATCACGCCGCAAGCGTTAATCAACATTCGTCCTGTTATCGCATCGATCAAAGAGTTCTTCGGCAGCTCCCAGCTTTCTCAGTTTATGGACCAAACGAATCCGCTTGCTGAATTGACGCATAAGAGACGTCTGTCTGCACTCGGACCTGGTGGTTTGACGAGAGAGCGCGCAGGGATGGAAGTCCGTGACGTGCATCACTCTCACTATGGCCGTATGTGTCCAATTGAGACGCCTGAGGGACCGAACATTGGTCTGATCAACTCCTTGTCTACGTTTGCCCGTATTAACGAGTACGGCTTTATTGAGGCGCCTTACCGTTGGGTAGATCCGAAGACAGGTTACGTCACTGATCAAATCGCGTATTTGACTGCGGATGAAGAGGATAACTACGTTATCGCACAAGCGAACGCGCAATTGACGGAAGATAACAAATTCGTTGAAGATGCGATTATCGTTCGTTACAAAGATGACAACTTAACGCTTCCGGTTGAACGTGTCGACTACATGGACGTTTCTCCGAAACAAGTTGTTTCCGTTGCGACAGCATTGATTCCGTTCCTTGAAAACGATGACTCCAACCGTGCGTTGATGGGTTCCAACATGCAGCGTCAAGCGGTTCCGCTTTTGATCCCTAAAGCGCCGCTTGTAGGTACAGGTATGGAGCACAAAGTTGCTAAGGACTCGGGAGTATGTATTGTCTCCAAATTCGATGGAATTATTGAGAAGGCTGCTGCGAATGAAATTTGGCTGCGTCGCCAGGAAATGGTGGATGGCAAACTAGTTAGCGGCAACATCGTTAAATATAAGCTTCACAAATTTATGCGTTCCAACCAAGGTACTTGCATTAATCAACGTCCGATTGTTAAAAAAGGGCAATTGATTAAAGCTGGTGATATCTTGGCGGATGGTCCATCCACAGAGCAAGGTGAATTGGCGCTTGGACGTAACGTAGTCGTTGCCTTCATGACTTGGGAAGGTTACAACTATGAGGATGCGATCTTGCTAAGCCAAAAACTTGTCAAAGAAGATGTGTACACATCCATTCACATTGAGGAATACGAGTCTGAAGCTCGTGATACGAAGCTAGGACCAGAAGAAATCACACGCGACATCCCGAACGTAGGGGAAGACGCGCTTAAGAATCTTGATGAGCGTGGCATCATCCGTGTTGGTGCCGAAATCGGTGCTGGCGACATCCTCGTTGGTAAAGTTACGCCGAAAGGTGTAACGGAGTTGACTGCGGAAGAAAGATTGCTGCACGCGATCTTCGGTGAGAAGGCTCGTGAGGTTCGTGATACGTCCCTGCGCGTACCGCATGGTACAGACGGTATCGTTGTCGATGTGAAAGTATTTACGCGTGAGAATGGCGATGAGTTGCCTCCTGGTGTGAACCAACTCGTTCGTGTCTATATCGCTCAAAAACGGAAAATTTCCGAGGGTGATAAAATGGCAGGACGTCACGGTAACAAAGGGGTTGTAGCCCGTATTCTTCCAGAGGAAGATATGCCGTTCCTGCCAGATGGTACACCTGTTGAAGTCGTTCTGAACCCACTAGGGGTTCCTTCACGGATGAACATCGGTCAAGTACTTGAGGTTCACTTAGGTATGGCTTCCAAATATTTAGGTATCCACGCAGCAACGCCAGTATTTGATGGAGCGCGTGAGTATGACGTATTTGATGCCATGGAAGAAGCTGGCATGCAACGCAGTGGTAAAACGATTCTGTACGATGGTCGTACAGGAGAGTCCTTCGAGCGTGAAGTAACTGTCGGCGTCATGTACATGATCAAATTGGCTCACATGGTTGACGATAAAATCCATGCCCGTTCCACAGGACCTTACTCTCTTGTTACTCAGCAGCCGCTGGGTGGTAAAGCGCAGTTCGGTGGACAACGTTTCGGGGAGATGGAGGTATGGGCGCTTGA
- the nusG gene encoding transcription termination/antitermination protein NusG gives MEKRWYVVHTYSGYENKVKANLEKRVESMEMTDKIFRVLVPMEEELVNKDGKKKVVMRKVYPGYVLVEMIQTDDSWYVVRNTPGVTGFVGSTGSGSKPTALLPEEVESILKHMGMEEPKEVIDFELKETVRVKVGPFANFVGSVEEIIADKGKLKVHVNMFGRETPLELDFDQVEKL, from the coding sequence ATGGAAAAAAGATGGTACGTCGTACATACCTATTCAGGGTATGAGAACAAAGTGAAAGCCAACTTAGAGAAGCGCGTTGAGTCTATGGAAATGACGGACAAGATCTTTCGTGTGCTTGTGCCTATGGAAGAGGAACTGGTGAATAAGGATGGCAAGAAGAAAGTTGTCATGCGTAAAGTTTATCCAGGGTATGTTCTCGTGGAAATGATTCAAACCGACGATTCTTGGTACGTAGTACGTAATACGCCAGGAGTAACTGGATTCGTAGGTTCTACAGGATCTGGCTCTAAACCAACTGCATTATTACCTGAGGAAGTTGAATCAATCCTGAAGCATATGGGAATGGAAGAGCCGAAGGAAGTAATTGACTTCGAACTCAAAGAGACTGTACGCGTTAAGGTTGGTCCATTTGCGAACTTTGTTGGCTCTGTCGAAGAGATTATTGCTGATAAAGGCAAACTGAAGGTACATGTCAACATGTTCGGAAGAGAAACACCGCTTGAGCTCGATTTCGACCAAGTTGAGAAACTCTAA
- a CDS encoding class I SAM-dependent methyltransferase: MSEHYYTQRPTVKSDVHTMQEVLRGKTFTFLTDAGVFSKKGVDYGSKVLIETMELPADAAVLDVGCGYGPMGLSAAHLCPQGHVTMLDINERAVELSKENARRNGITNVTVLQSDRLEQVKDQKFDVVLTNPPIRAGKETVHRIFEEAHNCLVPGGSIWVVIQKKQGSPSAVKKLESMYSEVAEISKDKGYRILKATK; the protein is encoded by the coding sequence GTGTCAGAGCATTATTACACACAACGACCGACTGTTAAGAGCGATGTGCATACGATGCAAGAAGTGCTGCGCGGCAAAACTTTTACATTTTTGACGGATGCTGGTGTATTCTCGAAAAAAGGTGTCGATTACGGGAGTAAGGTTTTAATAGAAACCATGGAGCTGCCCGCTGATGCTGCCGTGCTTGATGTGGGGTGCGGTTACGGCCCTATGGGTTTGAGCGCAGCGCATTTATGTCCGCAAGGGCACGTGACGATGTTGGATATCAATGAGAGAGCGGTTGAACTGTCGAAGGAAAATGCGCGGCGAAACGGCATTACGAATGTGACAGTCCTTCAAAGTGATAGATTGGAACAAGTGAAGGACCAAAAGTTTGACGTAGTATTGACGAACCCGCCTATTCGGGCTGGGAAGGAAACAGTTCATCGCATTTTTGAGGAAGCGCATAATTGTTTGGTACCAGGGGGATCGATTTGGGTCGTCATTCAGAAGAAGCAAGGATCTCCTTCTGCCGTGAAGAAGCTCGAATCGATGTACAGTGAAGTTGCTGAAATTTCGAAGGATAAAGGATATCGCATTTTGAAAGCTACAAAGTAA
- the rplJ gene encoding 50S ribosomal protein L10 — MANAKILAEKEQAVAEVTEKFKASTCTVVADYRGLNVAQVTQLRKSLREAGIEFTVLKNSLARRATANAELTELDEFLTGPTAIAFSNDDVISPAKILTEFAKKNDKLSVKAGVVEGRVVGAAEIKALAELPSRDGLLSMLLSVLQAPVRNFALAVKAVAEKKEAEGQA, encoded by the coding sequence ATGGCAAACGCGAAAATTCTTGCAGAGAAAGAACAAGCAGTAGCTGAAGTAACTGAAAAGTTCAAAGCTAGTACTTGTACAGTCGTGGCAGATTACCGTGGTTTGAACGTAGCTCAAGTAACTCAGCTGCGCAAAAGCTTACGTGAAGCTGGTATCGAATTTACAGTTCTTAAGAACTCCTTAGCGAGACGCGCAACGGCTAACGCTGAACTGACTGAGTTGGATGAGTTCCTAACAGGACCAACAGCTATTGCTTTCAGCAATGACGATGTAATCTCCCCAGCTAAAATCTTGACTGAATTTGCGAAAAAGAACGATAAATTAAGCGTAAAAGCTGGCGTGGTTGAAGGCCGCGTAGTTGGTGCCGCTGAAATCAAAGCACTTGCTGAACTTCCATCCAGAGATGGTCTTCTCTCCATGTTGCTTAGCGTTCTTCAAGCTCCAGTTCGTAACTTTGCACTTGCTGTTAAAGCAGTTGCAGAGAAAAAAGAAGCTGAAGGTCAAGCTTAA
- the secE gene encoding preprotein translocase subunit SecE, translating to MAFLARMRQSFGSTFSFFTDSWSELKKVKWPSRKEMTTYTLVVIGTVAFVAIYFFVLDLGISELLRLVFK from the coding sequence GTGGCGTTCTTGGCTAGAATGAGACAAAGCTTCGGATCCACTTTTTCCTTCTTCACTGATAGTTGGTCAGAACTCAAAAAGGTCAAGTGGCCAAGTCGCAAAGAGATGACGACCTATACGCTTGTCGTTATAGGGACAGTAGCTTTTGTTGCTATTTATTTTTTTGTGCTGGATCTTGGAATTTCTGAGTTGCTGCGCCTTGTTTTTAAATAA
- the rpmG gene encoding 50S ribosomal protein L33, giving the protein MRVIITLACTNCKQRNYASTKNKRNNPDRIELKKYCKFCNEHTAHRETR; this is encoded by the coding sequence ATGCGGGTCATCATCACATTAGCGTGCACAAATTGCAAACAAAGAAACTATGCATCCACTAAAAATAAGCGCAACAATCCCGACCGTATTGAGTTGAAGAAATATTGCAAATTTTGCAATGAACATACTGCTCATCGCGAGACTAGGTAG
- the rlmB gene encoding 23S rRNA (guanosine(2251)-2'-O)-methyltransferase RlmB yields MDEDIIGGKHSVMEALRAGRSINKIWIAEGAQKQFAGPIVAEAKNLGIIVQFTDKRKLDQMAEGLQHQGVVAQVAAYEYVEVEDILAKAKQLGQEPFILILDEIEDPHNLGSILRTADCTGVHGVIIPKRRSVGLTATVSKTSAGAVEYVPVARVTNIAQTIELLKEQGVWVAGTDVSAAQDVYKANFTIPIALVIGNEGKGVGRLIKERCDFLVKLPMAGHVNSLNASVAAGVLMYEVIRQRNKS; encoded by the coding sequence ATGGATGAAGATATCATTGGCGGGAAGCACTCCGTGATGGAGGCGCTTCGCGCAGGACGGTCAATTAATAAAATATGGATTGCCGAAGGCGCGCAAAAGCAATTTGCAGGTCCCATTGTTGCTGAGGCCAAAAATTTAGGCATTATTGTCCAATTTACGGACAAGCGCAAGCTGGATCAAATGGCGGAAGGACTGCAGCACCAAGGTGTTGTTGCCCAAGTTGCGGCTTATGAATATGTAGAAGTCGAGGACATTTTAGCCAAAGCGAAGCAGCTGGGCCAAGAGCCGTTCATCCTGATTTTAGATGAAATTGAGGATCCGCATAACTTGGGTTCGATCCTACGGACAGCTGATTGTACAGGGGTTCACGGGGTTATTATCCCGAAGAGACGTTCCGTAGGACTAACAGCAACGGTTTCCAAAACATCCGCAGGCGCTGTTGAATACGTACCTGTCGCACGTGTAACGAACATCGCGCAGACAATCGAGCTATTGAAAGAACAGGGAGTTTGGGTAGCGGGTACGGATGTATCCGCCGCGCAGGATGTCTATAAAGCGAACTTCACGATTCCGATTGCACTTGTGATTGGGAATGAGGGCAAGGGCGTGGGGCGGCTCATTAAGGAACGATGCGATTTCCTAGTGAAGCTGCCGATGGCTGGACATGTTAATTCCTTGAACGCCTCTGTTGCCGCGGGTGTGTTGATGTACGAAGTGATCAGACAGCGCAATAAGAGCTAA
- the rplL gene encoding 50S ribosomal protein L7/L12: MSTNATILEAIKGMTILELNDLVKAIEEEFGVTAAAPVAVGGGAAVAVEEAQTEFDVILTSAGASKINVIKVVREITGLGLKEAKDLVDGAPKPVKEKVSQEEAEAVKAKLTEAGASVEVK, translated from the coding sequence ATGAGCACAAATGCAACGATCCTAGAAGCAATCAAAGGCATGACAATCTTGGAATTGAACGACCTGGTTAAAGCAATCGAAGAAGAGTTTGGCGTAACAGCAGCTGCTCCAGTAGCAGTTGGCGGTGGCGCAGCAGTAGCAGTTGAAGAAGCTCAAACTGAGTTTGACGTTATCTTGACAAGTGCTGGCGCATCCAAAATCAACGTAATCAAAGTAGTTCGCGAAATCACAGGTCTTGGCCTGAAAGAAGCGAAAGACCTTGTTGACGGAGCTCCAAAACCAGTTAAAGAAAAAGTTAGCCAAGAAGAAGCAGAAGCTGTTAAAGCTAAGCTTACTGAAGCTGGCGCTTCCGTAGAAGTTAAGTAA
- a CDS encoding NYN domain-containing protein encodes MEQILIVDGYNIIGAWPELSKLKDTDLEGARDQLIHMLAEYQSFSGMKVYLIFDAYMVPGLGKKYIQNKLAVLYTKEKETADERIERLVTNLMGRRKEIFVATSDMIEQHVIFGKGALRLPTSELWQKIKQNRREVRERITHEVTTRKNPIESKLSDVDKAKFERWRRGQ; translated from the coding sequence ATGGAACAGATCCTGATTGTAGACGGCTACAATATTATCGGGGCTTGGCCAGAATTAAGTAAATTGAAAGACACGGATCTAGAAGGGGCTCGCGACCAACTCATTCACATGTTAGCGGAATATCAGTCCTTTTCTGGAATGAAGGTATACCTCATCTTTGATGCCTATATGGTACCTGGCCTTGGGAAGAAGTATATACAGAATAAGCTTGCAGTGCTCTATACCAAAGAGAAAGAAACAGCCGACGAACGAATCGAACGATTGGTTACGAATCTCATGGGCAGGCGCAAAGAAATCTTTGTAGCCACATCAGATATGATTGAGCAGCATGTGATATTTGGCAAAGGGGCGCTTCGTCTTCCCACGAGCGAATTATGGCAGAAGATAAAACAGAATCGCCGAGAGGTTCGTGAACGGATCACTCATGAGGTCACAACGAGGAAAAATCCAATAGAAAGCAAACTGAGCGATGTGGACAAAGCGAAGTTCGAACGATGGAGAAGAGGGCAGTAA